NNNNNNNNNNNNNNNNNNNNNNNNNNNNNNNNNNNNNNNNNNNNNNNNNNNNNNNNNNNNNNNNNNNNNNNNNNNNNNNNNNNNNNNNNNNNNNNNNNNNNNNNNNNNNNNNNNNNNNNNNNNNCTCGGGTTATGAGTGAGGCCAAAATTACCCATACGACAGGGCTACTTAGTCGTCCTTTTTCATAATCCCCATGATTTCCGTTAGTCATCTCTCCATTACCTTCGTCTGTAAACCAGTCTCCTCTCTTGACCATATCGGATACTCCCCCAACCTCGGTGTTACTCTGGTTTGTGAATTCACCCGCCGCCCATAGCTCACCGTCACGATAACCTGTGAACCAGACATTATGCTGAGCGAAAGGAGCTCTTGCAGCAGCTACGCTCGTCACATCTGCTAGAATCATCTGGGTCGCTGGTGGTATGAGCTTGTATCCCACTTGTCGCCCTGACATGGCGTTACGCTTCGTAGCATGTTCCAGCTTGATTAGACGGTTCAAGCGTGGCTCCGCATCTACCCATGAAGCCTTTGACACTTTCTTGCGCTCCATTTCGTACAGGTTTCCCCTTGGGTTAGTCTTTGGATCAATAGGTCTTCCGACGCTCTCCTCCACGACGACTTGTGCATCCTGGGCGTCATACGAATCGACAGCCGGATCAATCCGCACTGAGAAAATATGCTGATGGTTCTGGGCGAGAACACCAGGCGCAACAACGTTACCATACCGACTCGTTTTACCCTCGTCTATCCCAACTACGCTTACAACTCCAGTTGCGCGAGTCTCAATGGTGATGTTTCCAGCAAGATCGAGCTTGTATGCAAAAATGTATTCATAGTTCGCCAATGTAACTATGAACTGCACAACGAGCTCTCTCATGCGTGTGACGATGGCTCTATTGGTGCGAAAGTTTGTGTGTTTCCACAGGATGCCGTTGTCTTGTTCGTGCAAGCATATGACAGACTTTGCGGGTGTTGGTAGACCATCTGGGCCAGCAAGATATGAGTCGACATAGTGAATCGCTCCAAGGCAATCGCATCCGAGCTGGAGATTGTTGGCAGCTCTTCCGacgcctccatctccaagatcAAAAGCATGCTTGCGGTGGAAAGGCGGGCGAGGGTCACCGTATGGAACGGTGAGTTCGCTGTAGCTGAGACGATACAAGATACTTCGATTCTCGTAGCAGATATCGTGGATAACAGCACCTTCTCGTGGAGTGAACCCGAGACGGAACCGCCATTTCTGCCATTCGACTAAACCATCCGACGAGATCGTAAACGAGGCACCCTCAGGCTGTGTCACATTGAGGGGCTTCAGACCTTCACGAAGGGGTCTATCCAGCAGTTCTGGGACATACTCTGCTGCGTGACTGTTCTGGAACAACTTCTTTGGCGATGCATCCCTTTCTTTAGCCTCAAAGTCGTCGTCCGAGCTACCTGTAGCAAGTCGATCAACACGAATGATATTCTTCGTCTCTAGATCCATGACCGGAATGATTGGTATAGGATAGGCGTAGTGATTCGAGTCGGGATTGTTGTGGGACACATTCTTTCCAAACACGAGACCCTGCATGTAGTGAGACGGGTAGCCATCTTCAAATGTCCCGCCATATGGCCAAGGATCGATGCATATAGCGAAGCCTTCTGGCAGTGTGAACTCTGACATGGCGTCTTTAAATAGTTGCGATTCAACACAGGCGTCTTGGAACGTTTCCACCTCGACCCTAGGACATAGATTAGCAAACAAGTTAATTCACGAACAAGTCTTTGACTCACATTGCAATATTAGGATGCGCATGTTGCTCGAGGATAGCTTTAGAGACAATCTCTGCTTTATCGACATTGACAATTGTACGAATGTATTCCCTCGTGTCAGTAATCATGTCGTATTCAACCTCAGCACACCTTGCAGGCCGAGGTGTCGCCTCATCAAGACTGCCATCGTGCTCGGCGATCAAGAATGGCACAAGGCCATCCTTCTTAGGTTCTTGGAGCTGGATAGAACGAAAGAATAGGGAGGTCTCGGGGCCATGATGTTTCAACACACAGTTACGAGCCAGAATGAACTCGTCCCTAGAAAGTTGAGCCAGAGGGTGCGGCTTCGATTGCAGCATCGCTTATGCAGAAGAGACGACCGAAGGTGTAGCGAGAAGAGTTGAGCGAGAGAAAACGTAAGAAGCGGTTTGGAAAGGCTTTATATCCAAGCACAACTGTACGCCTACATTGAGTGCATATGTAATACAACGTACCATTCACCGAGCTTATTAGAAACATTTTAATCCATACTATCTTCTCTCTTGGCATGCTTGTTGCCGTCAGCTCGGCCCAACCATGAGTAGCATCGGATGCAATCCTCCACCACGCTGTTCAATAGCCGTCATATTATGTAGAAAGCCGCCAGCCAACATGATATCAGAAATCAGGCGACCAACGATCGAGTCCGTACGAGAaaggtcgtcaagatccTATCGATAGTCATCCTATTGTGGTACATAAATGGCAACCTCCGGTTGATCAATGTCCCTCGCCCCGCCAAGTTGTGCCCTTGCCCCTGTTCATGTTGAGCAGAAGAATAAGGAAGTGGTATCATGCAGAATGTTTGTATTGCATCAATAGCTTGGGTTGCATTAGCGAGGCGGAATCGTGCAGGTCGAATGGCCACCAAGTTGAGGTGTGAGCGGGTATCTCAGCCATTGCCATGACAGAcctcaggatatcagaaacattggccgctgagaaaAATAGAGACAGtaggtcattttatgctactaaaacaATAAATAGCCTTTAaactatttatttttgtaccctaagttttaggaggtcaacttttctgctggGATAAGGGATTACATTAGTAAGTTagtttatgctgcttagactacTTATGCTCATGTCATTTATTCTTGTATACTAAAGCTTGGGGGCAGCTATTTGAGACTTGTCACAAATACCGTCACATAAACAGGTCAAAGAAGACAATTGTTGGCGAAATCAATATGCTATTCGTGTCTATCAACATGCTTCTATGAGCACTGAAAAAGCAATCAAACATGTTTTGGCAAACCCCAAGTCAGCCGAGACTCAGTCAAACCATTCGCAACCCAGAGTCAGGCAAAAGAAGATGCGACCTTGTAGTAAAGAAAAAGCCAGCACAGGCGGCACTCATCATTCACCCTCGTTCCTTACGCGCCATCCCTATTTTAATTTCATTTTTTTCATAGACGCCAGGCATGTAAAGTTAAGACCATGATAAGAAAGTTGGCCGTGTGGCCCAATGTTGAACGAAGAAGATCGTTAAGTACGATGATGCATAACGTACATTGAAGAATCgaaatgaagagaaaaagaaaacagtTGCTGTAGACGTGGTTGGGAGGCTACGCCTTCTGCCACCTCACTAGATACAAGTTCTTGCCCAAGAAAGAATCACAGGGCTGTTCTGTAAGATGGATGTAGAAGTGCGCCTTTTCCGATCAGTGAGGAGGACTGTGCTCCTAGACAGTAACACGCTTGGCACCCTCGGGCTTGAGGACGTTGTCGCCGTAACGACCACCAAAGTTACCTGGATTAAAGTTAGTCTGGTTCGGAAACAAAAGGATTGAAGTGATGCTTACCCTGAGGGTTGTAGTTGCAAACGGTGTACCACGAGGGGAAGCTGAGGACAGTTCCCGCAGGGCACTTGACAGTGGCACAGCCGACCTTGGTGGAGTCCTTCCAGACAACCTGGGTGAAGTGACCGTAGAGGTCGATGTTCATGTCGGTAGGGGGGGTTCTCCTGGCCGTAGAAAGCCCAGTTGGACATCTCACTGTCGTACCACTGGTTGGTAAtaccaccagcagcagccttgttcttgagtcCATCAATGTCGCTGGTGGCACCCCAGGAAGCGAGGTTCTGACCGTAACCGCCATTGCCTTGGTCCCTACCAAATTGTTAGTTATAAGGCCACTGAATATGTAGATGTATCAACTTACATGTCGTGCTCAAAGACACAGCCATTGGCAGTGTTCTCGGCGTAGCCGGCGAGCTCATCGTCCCACTCAAGAGCAGGGGCAGAGTGGTTGGAGCGGTGGATGTTGTGGTAGGCAAGCATGACGGTGTCGTAGGCACCATCGAGAGAAAGGTTAGAGGTGTCGATGCTAGCTTCAACAGTAACCTTAGGCTCGGCTCGGGTGGGGGTAGGCTTGACGACCTTCTGGATGGTagtcttggccttctcgacGACGGGCTGAGGGGCCTCGTAGAcgggagcgggagcggcAGgcttctcgacaaccttCTCGGTGTACTCCTTGACCACCTTAGGGGTGGGCGTAGGGTCGACCCAGACAGTGACGACCTTGGGCTTAGGAGGCTCCTCCTTGACGACAGGCTTGggagcttcctccttgaccacgacaggagcaggagcaggcttctcctcgacgaccttgacAGCGTCCTGGGTGACCTTGGGAGCCTGGGGGGCTTCGTAGACTGTGGCGGTGTGCgcagccttcttgggctcggcACCCTCAGTGACGACGACGGTGACAACCTCGTAGACCCATTCGGTCTTCATGGCACGCTCGTTAAGAACGTTTCCAATGGGGCTGGCCGAAGCCAGGATGGCGCTAGCGCCGACCATGAACAAGGATGCCTTCATGATGATCGGTTAAGAGGCACAAGAAGAAATGTGGTGAACTGGAGATAGAGTTAGTTATATACGCTTGCAAGATATTAGGTGTGGCTGTTTTCGTTTCAGTAAACGTCAGACCAATGCCGCTTGGCAATTGCTGTTTCCGTGTCCTGGATGAATGCGATGAGGCTAGCTGGTAGCGAGGGCGGAATGGTGATTCTTTTGGGGAATGTGTGGATAAAAACGTGTAAGAcatttggtgttgagacaAAAATCGGGGGTTAAAAATAAGACGAATGTCGATATATCGAGTTCAAGGAGGCTCCCTCGCCTAGATATAGGGAAGGTCTTTGTTGCCGTTATCGAGGTTGGGGACAATGGCgctgcccttgttcttcGGCGATACTCTAGAAATGGCAGCACCGAGTCGGCGTCGTTGAAAGGGAGTGATGGAACAAGACCTCCCTCAAAGACTGACGTGGGTGGAGaacaaggcaaggcaaagaggGCAAGGCAGGCTGACGCAGGTACACAAGTGTGCAGGGTTCAGACAATGACGATTCAGAATATGCTTACCTTTAGTGTGTAGTCTGTTGGTATCGGATGTGATTCAGAACCAGTCTGATGAGCGGATGACAGCACTGTTGGGTTTGAGATTCCGTCAAGGAGTCTCGAAAAAAGTTTTGGTTTGGTGTGGTTGaacaatggtggtggttcaaCGACGAAAGGAGTGACAGAAGGATGAACCGAAGGAAGGACGACTTGAATTGATGTTGCGGTAGGTAGGTCAGAGATGGAGCTGATGAGATCTGAGGGAAGTCGTGAGATATATCAACGGTTCAACCGGAAGTCTTGGCTTTAGAGTTTTGGTTTTGAAGGAGTGGACTGCTATGTACTAGACATGCAAACAAAGGAGTGGCAGGCCCTGCTATCGTTCGACGAAGACTCTTGGAGGGGGTGagaggaaagagaagaggTCGAGATGGCTTCGGAGCGGACGACGACGTTAAAAAGGAACTGCTCGGCGGGTCGCAGACGGACAGGCACTGTTGGGCCAGGGGGCGATTGGCTGAATGGTGCGGTATTGATTGGATGCTTTGCAGGGGGTATCTGGGGATCTGGCGAGCCTGCAATCGAGAATTAGCTGGGGGGTGTTGCAGATGAGAGGAGCAGGGGTGTTGGCCGAGAAGCGACATACCTAGCAGAGTAGAGTTCTAGCTCTACCTAGCAGAGAAGAGAGCGACGGCGGTGAAGAACTGTTAGTGCAAGGGAATGAATGACTATGGGTAGAGAGTGAATGGTTTAAGGGTCTAGAAGCGAAGGAGAGCGGAGAAGGATGTGTTTTGAGGGAAAGTGAAGGGCGGTCCCAAGGAAGAAATGAAGCTACTAATGTTTGGACTATTTTTTACTGCCTGCCTACTGCTAACGTATATGCTGTGAAGCGCTGAGCTGCCCAGGCCCCGGGTCGCTTTGGCTGCTGAGCTTCAGTGCCAGGGAACCAAGGTCTGTGACAGCTGGCAGGCACTGGCTGGCACTGCTCGAGGTGTTGTTGTTAGAGTAACCCCTGGAACATGGAGCCGTGTACACGGCGGCGCTAGTGCCTCACGCTAGTGCGGGATAAGCCTGGGCGCTAGGAACTTGGTGGATGCCCGCTGCAAGGCACCAGGAACGAATCATGCACTAGTGCAGTGCCTCGGACGCTGACTGGATACGTCTACTGATTCATTTATCCAATATTGGAGTCCGCAACTATGAGCTCAGGTATTAGGAAGCAATTACTGAATACCCGTAGCTGTCATTGACATTTAACGAATGTTCTAGAGGCATGTATTAATTTATTATCATCCATGGAATTCAATCACCTCCCGGCAATTATACTGTACTCTTCTACTCGGCATCCGGCAGATGCACGGGCCCTGCACAATCATGATGAAACTCGTGGCTTGCGTGTTGCTTGTTGCTTGTTGACGTTCCCCTTTTGCCTCTGTCCTTTGCCTTTTGACGCCTCTGATGGAAGATTCCTTGTGTCTACATTACCACTACAGTTGCAGTGACAACTCCCGAATCGCCGATTGCATCATGGTCGCATCCCGCAGGCTCGGTAGAAACATATCGCATATCGGTTTCAAGCCCATGACGATCATGGCACGTATACATACCATAGAATGCACAAATGGCATGTATTGGTTCGCTAACCTACACAAACTTCCGAGTATAGCATATCATAATatattgcattgcattgtcGTTGGATACAGCTTGGACTTCATCGTTGCGCTGGCGTCTGACGGCTAATCAAACACGCGACCCTATGTAATGACAAAACCCTGGTCATGCTCAAACCAAAGCGGGATGAGAATGTTACCTAAACTAAATcctggacttggacttggacctggaccAGGCCAACAGGGCAGCACTCAGCTCAGTCTATCTGATACAAAATTTCGTAATGTCAACAAAAGCTCCATACTCATTATTTCCTGGGGCTAGACGGTCCAGTCGAGACGATTTACTTTATTTCCAACGTCAAACCTCGTCAGGCTCAGCAGTCTAGATTCTGCCCCGATCGATGCCGAGGCTTATTTTGAAATCGATTCAGTTCAATCCTCGCTCATCATTTCCTCTTCGCCGTGTTTGCCACTCATGATACTCTGATAGTGATCACGCTGGAGTAGTGGCTTTTTTCTGTTGCTTGCGCGGTCATGAAAGCCACCCGAAAGTTAAAAGACAAGTTTCCAAGCCTCTCTGGAGTTCACTAGTCGGCGTTTAATTGAACATCTTTCTCAATCCGTAGTTTATTAATCAGATGCACTTCTCAGAGGCGTCGATGCCCACAATTGACTTCCGGATGCAGCGTTACAATACGTACGCACTGCTTGCTACTTTGGTAGTGGGACGAAATGCCATCCCATCTACTGGATCACCTCAAACCCCAAAAATCGGTATATTAAGATAAAGGTCTCGTATTATGCCGAATTGCGCACGGGGATGGTTGTGATCAGGCTGTTGTACCTAGTAGCAACATGTCTGTGTGTGTTCCTGAATATCAATAGTGATGTACCTAGATGCCTGTTTCCTATCAGTCAGCATCAACAAATACGAAACGCATTCCTAATATATCTCCTAGACTCTCATACAATACGTGCATCCAACGCATTAATTTGTTCTTTACTAGATTACTTCAGACTATACTCAGCCAAGTCGGATCCAGCGATCCCGTCTGCTTCAGCGATACTACCTAGGCAGGTACGTACAGGATGATCTCCCACCCCTTTTTACCCTCCCATGCTGCTCCGACGATTCATTGGTCTCCGAGAGTCTTGATCCAATCATATTTCCGTCATGAGCTCTGTCTCCATCAAACAAGCTATTTGCCAGGGATGCTGTAGCGGGATAATGTGGAGTCTCGGTTCCCTTGTCTGAAAGGTTGACCAGTAGACCCGCTAGAGCCAGCCTTGAGGTCTGAAACCGACCTAATTTGAGTCCATGCtcttctcctgctccttTCGTCATCTCCCAACCAAGGCTTTTCCTCTCTCTAAGATTGAGGTCTGTTCATCGCATGGTTTTCTATCTGGAATATGCCAAGCTATCCTGGTCAATCAGGTATCACTATGCATTTGCGCTCATTTCCAGTTCGCGAGCCGTCATTTCTCACGACATGGACATACGATACAGCCTTACCCACGTAGCCTAGAGTCGCTTCTATCGACAAGACCATAGCCGCGGACCAACTCGCTCGGCTCATTTCCTAACCTTTGTGTCCTGTCGAGTTCCACAGTCGGACATTGGCGTGTCACAGACTGAGTGGCTTTTGCACACAGCCTCGGGCAGGACGACGGGCTGCCTCAGGGTAGGTGGTTGCCGTGAACCCAGGAGCTTGGAACTAAGCTGAACTTCACCCACCATGTCTTGGCATCGCTGTCTGATATACAGATAGTCCGTCGATCAATAGCTGCCCGTACACGTGGAAAAACAATGAATTGATCAACAAATGATCANNNNNNNNNNNNNNNNNNNNNNNNNNNNNNNNNNNNNNNNNNNNNNNNNNNNNNNNNNNNNNNNNNNNNNNNNNNNNNNNNNNNNNNNNNNNNNNNNNNNTCGAGTCGATCACAATTGCCACCTCGACTCACCTCAACTCCGAAATTAAGCGACATGACACGCAATCCATATCTTCCCGATAACCTTGGCAGGTGACGTTGAAGAAGCATGAATTCCTAGTAGAGAATAGCATCTAGATCGTGGCGTCTGTTTCCATTCCTGTATCCCGAGTCGAACAACTTTATCTTTATTTCCTAGTCCAAAACCATGCGTTTTAGCCCAGAAGCGGCTCTGCCAGAGCCCCAGCATTGCGCAGCAGATATTCTACAAAAAAATGATCACCTCAAGGCTCGAGTCCTGGTCTTGTCACCGGCTACACCGAACTCGTCTATCTGGGTTCAAGTTTGTGGAGAGATATTACGGTGGCTCGGGAATGCCGATCCCAACGCTAACACTAACACCAACGCTCAAGATGGTTCTTGAGGCCTTCATTCAGAGCGCTACAGTAGCCATGATCAAACTTTGATCTGATAAAGCATTTTGAGCAACAGTCTAGAATATCCGAACGGGCTGAGGGTTCTATACATAGCATACCTGGTCTTTGATGTTCAGTTGTCTATTTGCTGATCGATTTTAATCATGTGCAAAAGAATAGATACATCTAGTTATAGCACCAGTATGTTAACGTCTTCCTGGCATAATGTCTTACCACTGCTTCTTCCAACCAATGATTGCTATACACAATACAACACAACACGACAAGAATAATACTTTTCAATGACCAACAATTCGCCCTCGCAGGGTTTGCTTTAAGCGCTCTCCTTGATCCATCTAGGTAGCCTGCAAGTCAGCTTCAGGTACATTAACTCCACTGTTTCACATAAAGTCAATGCGGTTGTTATTTCCATCGATGGGACAGCCTGAACTCGACCAAGCTGACCCGCCGACCCTCACGGCCACGATCGGATCAACATGTTTGGATATCAaagcttgtttgttttacGTGGAGCTTATCGTACTTTACAGGTCTTCTTGTGTTAAACCCAGATTAAGTTAACCTCAATCGTCGAATCGATTCTACCTTGCCATCGCAGTCTCCCAACTGTCCATACATATTGCACATTGCTTACCCTATACCCAGCTTAATGCAAATCAGCCCAAACGTTGTATATCA
This is a stretch of genomic DNA from Fusarium graminearum PH-1 chromosome 4, whole genome shotgun sequence. It encodes these proteins:
- a CDS encoding copper amine oxidase 1, encoding MLQSKPHPLAQLSRDEFILARNCVLKHHGPETSLFFRSIQLQEPKKDGLVPFLIAEHDGSLDEATPRPARCAEVEYDMITDTREYIRTIVNVDKAEIVSKAILEQHAHPNIAMVEVETFQDACVESQLFKDAMSEFTLPEGFAICIDPWPYGGTFEDGYPSHYMQGLVFGKNVSHNNPDSNHYAYPIPIIPVMDLETKNIIRVDRLATGSSDDDFEAKERDASPKKLFQNSHAAEYVPELLDRPLREGLKPLNVTQPEGASFTISSDGLVEWQKWRFRLGFTPREGAVIHDICYENRSILYRLSYSELTVPYGDPRPPFHRKHAFDLGDGGVGRAANNLQLGCDCLGAIHYVDSYLAGPDGLPTPAKSVICLHEQDNGILWKHTNFRTNRAIVTRMRELVVQFIVTLANYEYIFAYKLDLAGNITIETRATGVVSVVGIDEGKTSRYGNVVAPGVLAQNHQHIFSVRIDPAVDSYDAQDAQVVVEESVGRPIDPKTNPRGNLYEMERKKVSKASWVDAEPRLNRLIKLEHATKRNAMSGRQVGYKLIPPATQMILADVTSVAAARAPFAQHNVWFTGYRDALSYG